AAATTGCCCGCCCTCTTTCGCCGCAAGTGCCGGCGTCTACCTGGTGCCAATATGACCGAGTTTGCAGAAGCTCGCAAAGTGGCCGCGTTGCTCGCTGCCGTGGCCGAGCCGACCCGCTTGCGCGTCCTGTGGCAATTAGCCAAAGGCCCCCAGCACGTGGGCAAACTTGCGGACCTCGTCGACATCAAGATGGTGAACATGTCGCACCACCTGGGCGTGATGCGCCAGGCCGGGGTGCTGGAAGACGAGAAGGACGGGCGCCAGGTGATCTACCGGCTGCGCCCGGACGTGTTCATCCCCGGCACGACCCCGGACGTGCTCGGCGTGCTGACGCTCGGGAGCTTCCGCGTGGTGATGCGGGCCAAGCCCGAAGCCCCGCCGGTATCGATCAACACCAAGACCCGCCGGAAGACCGCGAAGAAATAATGAACGTACCCCAGCGCCGTGCTCGCAACGGCGTCCCGCAGCCCGCCTCCCTATGATGTGGGAATGCTCAGTCCCACAGCACCCCCGGACACACTGTCGCGCCCGCTCTGGCGGCAGGTACTGGCACTCGCTCTCCCCGCACTCGCACAGCAGTACCTCCACCTTGTGGTCCAGCTCTCGGACCAGTTCCTCGCGGGGCGGTTCGAGCTGCCCGATCCGAACCAGCGCCCCGTTTACCTCTCCGCACTAAACACCGCCGGTTACCTCTACTGGTTCGTATCGAGCTACACCGTCCTGGTGAGTGTGGGGAGCACCGCGCTCGTCGCGCGGTTCGTCGGGGCCAAAGATTGGGCACTGGCTCAACACGCGACCGGCCAGTCGGTGGTGCTCGCGGTGGTGTTCGGGTTGCTCGGTACCGTGGCCGCGCTCTTGGGGCTACCGAGCCTCATCGAAGCGCTGAAACTTACCGGCGATGCGGCCCACCTGTGCGTCGAGTTCCTCACGCCACTGGCGGTGCTGCTCGCGTTCCAAATCACGGAATCGGCGTGCGCTGCGTGCTTGGCTGGAGCGGGGGACACGCGCACCGGTCTCAAGGTACTTGGGTTGGTCGCCGTCCTCAATGTGCCGCTCGCGTGGGGACTGTGTTTCGGTGTCGGTCCCATCCGAGGAATCGGCTTCGTCGGGATCGCACTCGGCACCGGGATCAGCCACGTCATCGGGTGCGTCCTGTTGCTCGTGATCCTCGCACGCGGAAAATCGGGTCTGAAACTGCGCCTTGCGAATCTCGTCCCGGCCCCCGGCTTAATCCGCCGATTGTTGCGCGTGAGTGTGCCGGCCGCGATCGACAGCCTGTCGGCCGCGTTCTGTCAGTTGTGGTTCCTCAGTCTGGTAAACAGCCTGGGCGATACGGCCGCGTCCGCACACGGCATCGCACTGAAGTGGGAGGCGCTCGGCTTTCTGTCTGGGGCGGCATTCGGAACCGCAGCGATGGCCCTCGTGGGCCAGAACCTCGGCGCGCGAACACCGGACCGCGCGGCGCGAAGCGGATGGACCGCCTACGCTCTCGGTGGCGGTGTAATGTCCTTTATGGGTCTGCTATTCGTGCTGCTCGCGGAACACATGTTTCGCCTGTTCTGCCCCGACCCAAGTTTGCAGCCCATTGTTGATACGGGCGTACCGGCGCTGCGATTGATCGCGTGCGCAATGCCGGCACTGGCGTCGCAGATCATCTTCACGGCCGCTCTGCGTGGGGCTGGTGATTCGCGCGTCCCGGTGCTGTTCAGTTGGTTCGGGTTCCTGT
This region of Gemmata massiliana genomic DNA includes:
- a CDS encoding ArsR/SmtB family transcription factor; translated protein: MTEFAEARKVAALLAAVAEPTRLRVLWQLAKGPQHVGKLADLVDIKMVNMSHHLGVMRQAGVLEDEKDGRQVIYRLRPDVFIPGTTPDVLGVLTLGSFRVVMRAKPEAPPVSINTKTRRKTAKK
- a CDS encoding MATE family efflux transporter, with the protein product MLSPTAPPDTLSRPLWRQVLALALPALAQQYLHLVVQLSDQFLAGRFELPDPNQRPVYLSALNTAGYLYWFVSSYTVLVSVGSTALVARFVGAKDWALAQHATGQSVVLAVVFGLLGTVAALLGLPSLIEALKLTGDAAHLCVEFLTPLAVLLAFQITESACAACLAGAGDTRTGLKVLGLVAVLNVPLAWGLCFGVGPIRGIGFVGIALGTGISHVIGCVLLLVILARGKSGLKLRLANLVPAPGLIRRLLRVSVPAAIDSLSAAFCQLWFLSLVNSLGDTAASAHGIALKWEALGFLSGAAFGTAAMALVGQNLGARTPDRAARSGWTAYALGGGVMSFMGLLFVLLAEHMFRLFCPDPSLQPIVDTGVPALRLIACAMPALASQIIFTAALRGAGDSRVPVLFSWFGFLCVRIPLAHLLTAPQVNLGSLGTIPGYDLGLLGAWVAMCSDLWVRGTFFAIRFAGGKWKKVEV